One segment of Salvelinus alpinus chromosome 1, SLU_Salpinus.1, whole genome shotgun sequence DNA contains the following:
- the LOC139579517 gene encoding eukaryotic translation initiation factor 1b-like isoform X1, with product MSAIQNLQTFDPFADATKGNDRLPSGTDDYIHIRIQQRNGRKTLTTVQGIAIDYDKKKLVKAFKKKFACNGTVIEHPEYGEVIQLQGDQRKNICTFLIEIGLAKEEQLKVHGF from the exons ACCCATTTGCTGATGCAACTAAGGGTAATGACAGGCTCCCATCTGGGACTGACGACTACATCCACATAAGAATCCAGCAGCGTAACGGCAGGAAGACTCTGACCACGGTCCAGGGCATAGCCATCGACTATGATAAGAAGAAGCTAGTCAAGGCCTTTAAGAAG AAATTTGCCTGCAATGGGACAGTGATTGAGCACCCAGAGTATGGGGAAGTGATTCAGCTGCAAGGTGACCAGCGCAAGAATATCTGCACATTTCTGATTGAG ATTGGCCTGGCGAAAGAGGAGCAGCTCAAGGTCCACGGATTCTAG
- the LOC139579529 gene encoding eukaryotic translation initiation factor 1b-like — protein sequence MSAIQNLQTFDPFADATKGNDRLPSGTDDYIHIRIQQRNGRKTLTTVQGIAIDYDKKKLVKAFKKKFACNGTVIEHPEYGEVIQLQGDQRKNICTFLIEIGLAKEEQLKVHGF from the exons ATGTCCGCTATCCAGAACCTCCAAACTTTCG ACCCATTTGCTGATGCAACTAAGGGTAATGACAGGCTCCCATCTGGGACTGACGACTACATCCACATAAGAATCCAGCAGCGTAACGGCAGGAAGACTCTGACCACGGTCCAGGGCATAGCCATCGACTATGATAAGAAGAAGCTAGTCAAGGCCTTTAAGAAG AAATTTGCCTGCAATGGTACAGTGATTGAGCACCCAGAGTATGGGGAAGTGATTCAGCTGCAAGGTGACCAGCGCAAGAATATCTGCACATTTCTGATTGAG ATTGGCCTGGCGAAAGAGGAGCAGCTCAAGGTCCACGGATTCTAG
- the LOC139579517 gene encoding eukaryotic translation initiation factor 1b-like isoform X2, with product MSAIQNLQTFDPFADATKGNDRLPSGTDDYIHIRIQQRNGRKTLTTVQGIAIDYDKKKLVKAFKKKFACNGTVIEHPEYGEVIQLQGDQRKNICTFLIEGA from the exons ACCCATTTGCTGATGCAACTAAGGGTAATGACAGGCTCCCATCTGGGACTGACGACTACATCCACATAAGAATCCAGCAGCGTAACGGCAGGAAGACTCTGACCACGGTCCAGGGCATAGCCATCGACTATGATAAGAAGAAGCTAGTCAAGGCCTTTAAGAAG AAATTTGCCTGCAATGGGACAGTGATTGAGCACCCAGAGTATGGGGAAGTGATTCAGCTGCAAGGTGACCAGCGCAAGAATATCTGCACATTTCTGATTGAG GGAGCCTGA